From Puntigrus tetrazona isolate hp1 chromosome 8, ASM1883169v1, whole genome shotgun sequence, the proteins below share one genomic window:
- the ghra gene encoding LOW QUALITY PROTEIN: growth hormone receptor a (The sequence of the model RefSeq protein was modified relative to this genomic sequence to represent the inferred CDS: deleted 2 bases in 1 codon), with protein MAYSLSLGLLYLGLLCGNDMVSARSNLFTPDPTRGPHFTGCLSKEMETFRCWWSSGIFQNLTEPGDLRVFYQTENALPAWKECPDYTRSVKNECYFNKTFTQIWTSYCVQLRSVRESITYDEACFTVENIVHPDPPIGLNWTLLNASRSGLHFDVLVHWAPPPSADVQMGWMSLVYQVQYRVRNASHWEVLELESGTQQSIYGLLTDSEYEVRVRCKMPAFDNFGEFSDSIIVHVAQIPSKESTFPMMLVLIFGVFGVAILLVLLIFSQQQRLMVIFLPPIPAPKIKGIDPELLKNGKLDQLNSLLSSQDMYKPDFYHEDPWVEFIQLDLDDPAEKNESSDTQHLLGLSHSGSSHILNFKSDDDSGRASCYDPEMPNPEDLASLLPGHSGRGDNHPLVSRSSSSVPDLGVQQTSEVEETPIQTQPAVPSWVNMDFYAQVSDFTSAGGVVLSPGQLNSSPEKKKEEENEKKIQFQLVSDGAYTSENTAWQLSASVPPSPGPEQGYQTFPTQAGEGNLWNGEYLVSTSDSQTPYLVPEAPPDPILPPVSDYTVVQEVDAAQPPPESSFLTARNMLSKPQQTPPSNANHAHGVPHPRPSGKPDPMKGLKSAKFMVVLYLLTAGNQSCMNSATRDGNSAHEFSLLYATIWKKLKAFLFCLLLQ; from the exons ATCCAACAAGAGGACCTCATTTTACGGGCTGCCTCTCCAAAGAGATGGAGACCTTCCGTTGCTGGTGGAGCTCTGGCATCTTCCAGAACCTCACAGAGCCTGGAGATCTCAGGGTCTTCTACCAGACAGAAAA TGCCCTCCCTGCGTGGAAGGAGTGTCCAGACTACACGCGTTCTGTGAAAAACGAGTGCTACTTCAACAAGACCTTCACACAAATCTGGACCTCCTACTGCGTCCAGCTGCGCTCAGTTCGTGAGAGCATAACCTATGACGAGGCCTGCTTTACAGTGGAGAACATAG TGCATCCTGACCCACCAATTGGACTGAACTGGACTTTACTGAATGCGAGTCGCTCAGGGTTGCACTTTGATGTCCTTGTGCACTGGGCTCCCCCTCCGTCAGCAGATGTGCAGATGGGCTGGATGAGCCTGGTGTACCAGGTTCAGTACCGGGTCAGAAACGCCTCCCACTGGGAAGTG CTGGAACTGGAGAGTGGCACACAGCAGTCCATCTACGGTTTGCTTACTGACAGTGAGTATGAAGTCCGGGTGCGCTGCAAGATGCCAGCCTTTGACAACTTTGGAGAATTCAGTGACAGCATCATTGTGCATGTGGCACAGATACCAAGCAAAG AATCAACATTCCCAATGATGTTGGTGTTGATTTTTGGAGTGTTTGGAGTGGCGATTCTTCTTGTCCTCCTCATCTTCTCTCAGCAGCAGAG GTTGATGGTAATATTTTTACCACCTATTCCTGCACCTAAAATTAAAGGCATCGACCCAGAGCTGCTTAAG AATGGAAAGCTTGACCAGCTCAATTCTTTGCTGAGCAGTCAGGATATGTACAAGCCGGACTTCTACCACGAGGATCCATGGGTGGAGTTCATCCAGCTGGACCTTGATGACCCTGCAGAGAAGAATGAGAGCTCTGACACACAACATCTGCTGGGCTTGTCCCACTCGGGCTCTTCTCACATCCTTAATTTCAAAAGTGACGACGATTCGGGTCGTGCTAGCTGCTATGACCCAGAAATGCCAAATCCCGAGGACTTGGCTTCTCTTCTGCCTGGCCATTCTGGACGGGGAGATAACCACCCTCTGGTTTCCAGAAGCAGCTCGTCCGTCCCTGACCTTGGCGTCCAACAGACATCAGAAGTGGAGGAGACGCCCATTCAAACGCAGCCCGCTGTGCCCAGCTGGGTTAACATGGACTTTTATGCCCAAGTAAGCGATTTCACATCAGCAGGAGGAGTGGTGCTTTCACCTGGACAACTGAACAGCTCTCCGGAGAAAAAGAAGGAAGAAGAGAATGAGAAGAAGATACAATTCCAATTGGTTTCTGATGGAGCCTACACCTCAGAGAACACAGCCTGGCAACTTTCAGCCAGCGTGCCGCCCAGCCCTGGACCTGAGCAGGGATACCAAACATTTCCAACCCAAGCTGGTGAGGGGAACCTCTGGAACGGGGAGTACCTGGTGTCTACCAGCGATTCCCAGACGCCGTACCTTGTTCCCGAAGCTCCTCCAGACCCCATACTGCCCCCAGTGTCAGACTATACTGTAGTGCAGGAAGTGGACGCC GCACAGCCTCCTCCTGAATCCTCCTTCCTCACAGCCCGCAATATGCTCTCAAAGCCCCAACAAACACCTCCCAGCAATGCCAACCATGCCCATGGGGTACCTCACCCCAGACCTTCTGGGAAACCTGACCCCATGAAGGGACTAAAAAGCGCAAAGTTCATGGTTGTCTTGTACCTTCTCACTGCTGGAAACCAAAGCTGCATGAATAGCGCGACACGGGATGGAAATTCCGCACATGAATTTTCTCTGCTGTACGCTACAATATGGAAGAAGCTGAAAGCGTTTCTTTTCTGTCTGCTGTTGCAGTAG